From Plectropomus leopardus isolate mb unplaced genomic scaffold, YSFRI_Pleo_2.0 unplaced_scaffold12613, whole genome shotgun sequence:
ACTTTGTTAAGGTtctttcaattttgtttttactttttttgttaatcattttcagataatattcttacttttttactagtttcttgctaatgtttttttcttgttaagtaGCTTGTTGTCATCTTCACAAgcttttgaaggaaatcaagccaatttgctcacattttaaagggttaatctatgTCATGCTCATTTTTTGCTCACATTACTGCATCTGTAATGTTGTGCatgaaaactgccaaaaagtcaaaatcataaaaatccagtaattcttatattttttgtccatattttgtTTCAGGAAATGGCTTTGGGTGAGTATCTTACATTTACGTATCTAATACAAACTGCATGCTTGTTTTACACCttatacattaaattaaagggattaaaatattattgaagctaaattttaatgaatttgatttgatgcataaacataatttttgaGTCTCTTGATAAAGCGGCCCAGATACCAATTCCTGCACTTATTATGGCCTCAATAGACCAGAATGCAATGCTGCTGCAGTAGTAAAGGACtggttaaatgtttttaagtttgcCTAATTTTCCAAACTTTGAAATTAAACCAGCCTCCAGCTtagcattttcattaaaaccaaaataaatcagattGATTTTTGTCCTGCATTGAATGAATCCTACAAAAACCACAATCATctgagaaaaatacagaattttagGGATCGCGGGCACCTTTTAATTTGGTCACTTTTCAAGTATGAATGCTTTACATTCTCAAATGCCTCCTAAATGTATTTGGAAATCGGACACAGATGCAAAATAACTCCTGGGATGCGTTTTCCAACAAAGATTTTAAATCTTCAGTCTTAGATTATTATAATATAGTCCCTGACCTGCAGATACACTCTAAAATCACAATTCGATTTCTGCTCTCCAGCCAaatggaggaggacagaggagacgTGCTGAGTCTGGTGGAGTCAGACGACGAGCAGATCTTTCAGGATGCCGTTCCCCGGCTGCCTCCGATAACCAACGGACGCCACACAACGCTCGTCCAGATACATCGAATCCCATCGAGTACGACCTCATTGCAGCAGTTTACAGTGATTTAATGGTTTGTAAATGAGCCAttaagttt
This genomic window contains:
- the LOC121963809 gene encoding V-set and immunoglobulin domain-containing protein 10-like — encoded protein: MEEDRGDVLSLVESDDEQIFQDAVPRLPPITNGRHTTLVQIHRIPSSDNEDAETADTSPQQQEDTAQTEEPADLVTF